The Podospora pseudopauciseta strain CBS 411.78 chromosome 2 map unlocalized CBS411.78m_2, whole genome shotgun sequence genome has a window encoding:
- a CDS encoding uncharacterized protein (COG:S; EggNog:ENOG503NWJ4): protein MSAIQLSFNLRVSSGVKTVHLLGSWDNYSGQLPLSKDKTSSKSGTWKGTFRFQPTTLQAGQRYWYYYMIDGYHVSHNPSEESTVEPTTGRALNILDVPKSSSKSSSSSKSSSRKSSSRHSVSSDIPKGRPLSMSQIKAPKPVAPHATRHILDGDFDEDELSSHFAATGIYDYDAEDIITDFGASVSPVSSVGSSLSYRSDNSSSSSGYSTPSSDCSSCTCERYGITRKGERVRLDCGGSRCGYEDSCSSSEDEQEYVERSSRRNGIVVRR, encoded by the coding sequence ATGTCCGCCATTCAGCTTTCATTCAACCTCCGTGTTTCCTCCGGTGTCAAGACCGTCCATCTCCTCGGCTCCTGGGACAACTACTCCGGCCAACTCCCGCTCTCTAAGGACAAGACTTCCTCCAAGTCCGGCACATGGAAGGGTACCTTCCGCTTCCAGCCCACCACACTTCAAGCCGGCCAAAGATACTGGTACTACTACATGATCGATGGGTACCACGTCTCGCACAACCCCTCCGAGGAGTCCACCGTTGAGCCCACCACCGGCCGTGCCCTCAACATCCTTGACGTCCCCAAGTCTTCCTCCAagtcttcctcttccagcaAGTCCTCTTCCCGCAAGTCTTCCTCGCGCCACTCCGTCAGCTCCGACATCCCCAAGGGTCGCCCTCTCTCCATGTCCCAGATCAAGGCCCCCAAGCCCGTAGCTCCCCACGCTACCCGCCACATCTTGGACGgcgactttgacgaggatgagctCTCCAGCCACTTTGCTGCCACCGGCATCTACGACTACGACGCCGaggacatcatcaccgacTTTGGCGCTTCCGTCTCTCCCGTCTCCTCTGTCGGCTCCTCGCTCTCGTACCGCTCCGACaactcctcgtcgtcgtccggCTACAGCACCCCATCCTCAGACTGCTCCTCGTGCACCTGCGAGCGCTACGGCATCACCCGCAAAGGTGAGCGCGTCCGTCTCGACTGCGGCGGTTCTCGCTGCGGCTACGAGGACTCGTGCTCCTCTTCCGAGGACGAGCAAGAGTACGTTGAGCGCAGCTCCCGCCGCAACGGCATCGTCGTCCGCCGATAA